Proteins encoded together in one Telopea speciosissima isolate NSW1024214 ecotype Mountain lineage chromosome 4, Tspe_v1, whole genome shotgun sequence window:
- the LOC122660576 gene encoding probable magnesium transporter NIPA6 isoform X1 — protein MTISDNTRGLVLAVLSSSFIGASFILKKKGLKRAGASGTRAGIGGYTYLLEPLWWAGMVTMIIGEAANSVAYVFAPAVLVTPLGALSIIISAVLAHFMLKERLQKLGVLGCVSCIVGSVVIVIHAPQERTPNSVQEIWTLATQPAFLLYSVATVSVVLVLVLHFEPRYGQTNILIYLGICSLMGSLTVVSIKAIGIAIKLTLEGMSQIAYPQTWFFVAVAVICVITQLNYLNKALDTFNTAVVSPIYYVMFTTLTIIASAIMFKDWSCQDASSIASELCGFITVLSGTIILHSTREQEATPATGTHLGGNISWYVRGDSTKSIENDHFIALQSSDYYD, from the exons ATGACGATTTCGGACAATACGAGAGGACTCGTTCTCGCGGTCCTCTCGAGCTCTTTTATTGGTGCGAGCTTCATATTGAAGAAGAAAGGTCTCAAGCGTGCTGGTGCTTCTGGTACTCGCGCAG GAATTGGAGGATATACTTACTTGTTAGAGCCACTTTGGTGGGCGGGCATGGTGACAA TGATTATTGGAGAGGCTGCAAACTCAGTGGCTTATGTTTTTGCTCCGGCTGTTCTAGTGACCCCATTAGGTGCATTGAGCATAATTATCAG TGCGGTTCTGGCACATTTCATGCTGAAGGAGCGACTGCAGAAACTAGGTGTCTTGGGATGTGTGTCATGTATTGTTGGTTCAGTGGTGATTGTAATCCATGCACCCCAGGAGCGTACTCCAAATTCTGTGCAAGAAATCTGGACTCTGGCAACTCAACCTG CTTTTCTATTGTATTCGGTAGCTACAGTTTCAGTAGTATTAGTTCTGGTGCTGCACTTTGAACCTCGTTATGGGCAAACAAACATATTGATCTACTTGGGAATATGTTCTCTAATGGGTTCACTGACG GTTGTAAGCATAAAAGCCATTGGAATTGCAATAAAACTTACACTAGAGGGGATGAGTCAGATTGCATATCCTCAAACGTGGTTCTTTGTTGCAGTTGCAGTCATATGTGTCATCACACAATTAAATTACCTTAACAAG GCATTGGATACTTTTAATACAGCAGTTGTTTCTCCAATTTATTATGTAATGTTCACAACACTTACAATCATTGCAAGTGCAATAATGTTTAAG GATTGGTCGTGTCAGGATGCGAGTAGTATAGCTTCTGAACTATGTGGATTTATTACTGTGCTTTCTGGGACGATCATATTGCATTCAACTAGAGAACAAGAGGCAACTCCTGCAACAGGTACCCATCTGGGTG
- the LOC122660576 gene encoding probable magnesium transporter NIPA6 isoform X2 → MTISDNTRGLVLAVLSSSFIGASFILKKKGLKRAGASGTRAGIGGYTYLLEPLWWAGMVTMIIGEAANSVAYVFAPAVLVTPLGALSIIISAVLAHFMLKERLQKLGVLGCVSCIVGSVVIVIHAPQERTPNSVQEIWTLATQPAFLLYSVATVSVVLVLVLHFEPRYGQTNILIYLGICSLMGSLTVVSIKAIGIAIKLTLEGMSQIAYPQTWFFVAVAVICVITQLNYLNKALDTFNTAVVSPIYYVMFTTLTIIASAIMFKDWSCQDASSIASELCGFITVLSGTIILHSTREQEATPATGNISWYVRGDSTKSIENDHFIALQSSDYYD, encoded by the exons ATGACGATTTCGGACAATACGAGAGGACTCGTTCTCGCGGTCCTCTCGAGCTCTTTTATTGGTGCGAGCTTCATATTGAAGAAGAAAGGTCTCAAGCGTGCTGGTGCTTCTGGTACTCGCGCAG GAATTGGAGGATATACTTACTTGTTAGAGCCACTTTGGTGGGCGGGCATGGTGACAA TGATTATTGGAGAGGCTGCAAACTCAGTGGCTTATGTTTTTGCTCCGGCTGTTCTAGTGACCCCATTAGGTGCATTGAGCATAATTATCAG TGCGGTTCTGGCACATTTCATGCTGAAGGAGCGACTGCAGAAACTAGGTGTCTTGGGATGTGTGTCATGTATTGTTGGTTCAGTGGTGATTGTAATCCATGCACCCCAGGAGCGTACTCCAAATTCTGTGCAAGAAATCTGGACTCTGGCAACTCAACCTG CTTTTCTATTGTATTCGGTAGCTACAGTTTCAGTAGTATTAGTTCTGGTGCTGCACTTTGAACCTCGTTATGGGCAAACAAACATATTGATCTACTTGGGAATATGTTCTCTAATGGGTTCACTGACG GTTGTAAGCATAAAAGCCATTGGAATTGCAATAAAACTTACACTAGAGGGGATGAGTCAGATTGCATATCCTCAAACGTGGTTCTTTGTTGCAGTTGCAGTCATATGTGTCATCACACAATTAAATTACCTTAACAAG GCATTGGATACTTTTAATACAGCAGTTGTTTCTCCAATTTATTATGTAATGTTCACAACACTTACAATCATTGCAAGTGCAATAATGTTTAAG GATTGGTCGTGTCAGGATGCGAGTAGTATAGCTTCTGAACTATGTGGATTTATTACTGTGCTTTCTGGGACGATCATATTGCATTCAACTAGAGAACAAGAGGCAACTCCTGCAACAG